The following proteins are co-located in the Silene latifolia isolate original U9 population chromosome 1, ASM4854445v1, whole genome shotgun sequence genome:
- the LOC141602999 gene encoding glutathione S-transferase-like: MAIKVHGSPISTATLRVVAALHEKEIDFEFVTVDMKSGAHKTPQFLALNPFGQVPALEDGDIKLFESRAITKYIASAYESQGTPLLNKDKKQLADLAIWSEVEAHQFDPVGSKLAWELFYKGLFGMQTDAAAVEELEAKLVKVLDVYEARLTQSKYLAGDSFTLADLNHLPALHYLSGTKVKSLFDERPHVSAWCKDILARPSWEKTLALPKQG, from the exons ATGGCGATCAAGGTCCATGGAAGCCCAATCTCCACCGCAACTCTCCGTGTTGTTGCTGCTCTTCATGAGAAGGAAATCGACTTCGAATTTGTCACTGTTGATATGAAATCCGGTGCACATAAAACTCCTCAATTTCTCGCTCTTAAC CCATTTGGTCAAGTACCTGCTCTTGAAGATGGAGATATCAAACTTTTTG AGTCGAGGGCAATTACAAAGTACATAGCATCTGCATACGAGAGCCAGGGAACTCCACTGCTGAACAAGGACAAGAAGCAATTGGCAGACCTAGCTATCTGGTCAGAGGTTGAGGCCCATCAATTTGACCCAGTTGGTAGCAAACTCGCTTGGGAGCTCTTCTACAAGGGTTTATTCGGAATGCAGACAGACGCAGCTGCAGTTGAGGAGCTTGAAGCCAAGTTGGTGAAGGTCCTTGATGTGTATGAGGCTCGTCTGACGCAGTCCAAGTACTTAGCTGGTGACTCCTTCACATTGGCTGATCTTAATCACTTGCCTGCCTTGCACTACTTGTCTGGCACCAAAGTGAAGTCGCTTTTCGATGAGCGTCCTCATGTGAGTGCTTGGTGTAAGGATATCTTGGCTAGGCCTTCTTGGGAGAAGACCCTTGCTCTCCCAAAGCAAGGTTGA